The genomic region CTACGATCCGCGCAGCGGCAACCGTTTCGATGAGGGCTCCAGCGCCTGGCCGGGCTTCAAGGTCGGCGAAGTGGTCAGCGATGGCCACAAGCTCGTGCGGGCCTGGGCACTGGAGCCGGACCGGCAGGGCCTGGAAGCCGGACAGGCGGTGTCGTTGCGCTTCGACGCCCTGCCTGACGTCGAAGTCGACGGCCGCATCGCCAGCATCTCCGGCGTACCTGAGGTCCGGCCCGAATGGGGCGATGGCCGTTACTTCATGATCGACATCGATTTCGACGATGCTGAGCCCGGTGGACTGCTGCCGGGCATGAGCGTGCGGGTGATGGCGGCGTCCGACGAGACCGTGGCGGCGGCGGGAGCAGCGCCATGACTTTGCGGTTTTGCGTGGCCATCGCGGCGGCGGTTCTGGCAGGCGGCGTGCAGGCTGCCGACCTGCGCATGGATGGCGAGGTCTATGCGCGCAGCCGTTCGGCCTTGATGCCGCCGGCGGTCGACGGGCTGTGGCAGTACAACATCAGCCAGTTCGCGCCGGACGGCAGCCCGGTGAAGCAGGGCCAGCCGGTGCTTGCCTTTGACAGTTCCGAGCTGATGAAGCGGCTGACCGCCAAGCAGAGCGAACTCAACGAGAAACAGACCCAACTCGACACGCTCAGGCTCGACCATGCCGAGCGCGAGCGCAACGAACGGGTGTCCACCGCCGAGGCGCTCGCCAACCGGGAGAAGGCGCAGCGCAAGGCCGAACAGCCCGAGGAGCTGATCGCCGGCGTGCAGTACCGCAAGCTGGTGATCGAGCGCGAGGCCGCCGCCCGGCGTGAGGCGCTCGCCGGCGAGCGCGAACGCCTGGCATCGGAGCAGCGCCGGCAGGAAATGCGCGTGCTGGCATCCGAGGTCGAGCGGCTGGAGGCCGAGATCGGACAGCTCCAGCACGACATGGTTGCGATGCAGGTCGCCGCGCCACGCGACGGCCTGATGATTCACCGGAGCAGCTGGAACGGAGAGAAGTTCGATGTCGGTTCGCAGGTCTGGCGCGGCCAGACCGTGGCCGAGATCCCGGATGCGACGACCCTGGCCGTCACCGCGACCCTGCCCGAGCGCGACCTGCTGCGGGTCTCGGTCGGTGCACCGGTGCGGGTCGTAATCGAGGGCGGTGCGGGCAGCGCGATGCGCGGCCGCATCACCGGCATCGGCCAGGCGGTGCGCAGCAAGTCGCGCCTGCAGCCGGTGCCGGTGGTCGATCTGGACATCACTCTCGATGCGGTGGCATCCGGTCTCAAGCCCGGGCAGGCGGTGCGGGTCGAACTGGCGATGCCGGGCGCGGCCAATGGACGCGAGGCCCGACCATGACGGGGCCTCTCCGCGGCGGCGCGATCCTGTGGCTGGCCTTAGCATTGCCCGGGTGCGGCGTTGATGCCGATCGCCCGGTCATCGAACAGGTGCACGCGGCACCGCTGCGGCTGGAAATGGAGGTCGAGGGCGAGCTGAAATCCGGCCAGGCCACGCCGCTGAAGGTGCCGGGCGCGCAATGGTCGCAGCGCCAGCTCGAATGGGTGGTGGCCGACGGCAGCCATGTCGGCAAAGGCGAGCTGGTC from Lysobacter alkalisoli harbors:
- a CDS encoding HlyD family secretion protein, whose translation is MTLRFCVAIAAAVLAGGVQAADLRMDGEVYARSRSALMPPAVDGLWQYNISQFAPDGSPVKQGQPVLAFDSSELMKRLTAKQSELNEKQTQLDTLRLDHAERERNERVSTAEALANREKAQRKAEQPEELIAGVQYRKLVIEREAAARREALAGERERLASEQRRQEMRVLASEVERLEAEIGQLQHDMVAMQVAAPRDGLMIHRSSWNGEKFDVGSQVWRGQTVAEIPDATTLAVTATLPERDLLRVSVGAPVRVVIEGGAGSAMRGRITGIGQAVRSKSRLQPVPVVDLDITLDAVASGLKPGQAVRVELAMPGAANGREARP